A region from the Vigna radiata var. radiata cultivar VC1973A unplaced genomic scaffold, Vradiata_ver6 scaffold_234, whole genome shotgun sequence genome encodes:
- the LOC106753124 gene encoding putative phosphatidylglycerol/phosphatidylinositol transfer protein DDB_G0282179: MEFQLHPKLNHLLCLFIITLSFAHAQATTFGYCADVNYAVEVSGVEITPDPVVRARPVTFKISAATGEAICGGKWEITVSYFGFVVHKEIHDFCEQVSCPVATGSFVVAHTQKLPAYAPPGTYTVEMTLKNEKNKPLTCITFNLKIGLGSFLSNI, from the exons atGGAGTTTCAGCTTCACCCAAAGCTCAACCATCTTTTATGCTTATTCATCATTACCCTTTCATTTGCCCACGCTCAAGCTACTACCTTTGGATACTGCG CTGATGTGAACTATGCCGTGGAGGTGTCTGGAGTTGAAATCACACCAGACCCTGTTGTGCGTGCTAGGCCTGTAACCTTCAAAATTTCTGCTGCTACTG GTGAAGCTATTTGTGGAGGAAAGTGGGAAATTACAGTTTCATACTTCGGATTCGTTGTCCATAAAGAAATCCATGATTTTTGTGAGCAAGTATCTTGTCCTGTTGCTACTGGCAGTTTTGTGGTTGCTCACACCCAAAAGTTGCCTGCATATGCCCCACCG GGCACCTACACTGTGGAGATGACACTGAAAAACGAAAAGAACAAGCCATTAACTTGCATcacatttaatttaaagatcGGTTTGGGATCTTTTCTCTCTAATATCTGA